In Bradyrhizobium sp. WD16, the genomic stretch TGCCACCATCGCCGATCTCGCGGTCGCCACCAATTGCGGGCAGATCAAGACCGGTTCGCTGGCGCGCTCCGACCGCACCGCCAAGTACAACCAGCTCCTGCGCATCGAGCAGGATCTGGGGGCCCAGGCCCGCTATCCCGGGCTTTCCGCGGTCAAGAGCGCCGGGGCGCGCGGCGCCTGAACGGTGGGTTCCATCGCGGGTTCCTTGCTGCGGGCGAAAGGTTGTGCTGCTATGAAGCCTCGCCCGCCGGCAGCAGCGCCCAGCTCGTGGTGATTCACCCTTGAGCTGTTGGACTGTCCCGGCGTGGTGCGACAGGTCTTTGCACTGCACACGCTTTCAGTGGCCGCGCCGAGCGGCCATGCTGACGGGGAGCCACCGGTGGACCAGACCACGTACCCCTCTATCGGGGATCGCGCTGCCGCGACCGCCGCGCTGATCGCGCACGTCGTCAATTCCGTCGATCAGGCGAGGGCGGTGGCGGCGCCGTTCTTCCATCTCGAGTTCGACCGCGTCTTTCCCGACGCGGTCTATGATACGATGCTGCTGGCGATGCCGGAGTCGTCCGATTACCGGCCGATGCACGGCCGCAGCCGTAGCAACGATCTCGCCGACGGCACCCATACCCGCGTCAAGATCGATCTGTTTCCGGAATACATCCGCCACCTGCCGGCGCCCAAGCTCGCGGTCTGGCGCATGGTCGGCGATGCCTTGTGTTCGGAGCCGCTCAAGAACGCCTTCCGGCGCAAGCTCGAGCCCGGGCTGCGCAAGCGCTTCGGCGAGGACTTCGCCGCCGTCGGGATGTATCCGATCCCGATCCTGACCCGCGACATCCCCGGCTATCGCATCGCGCCGCATACCGACACCCACTGGAAGGGCATTACCGTCCAGTTCTATCTGCCGGCGGACGACGCCAACACCGACATCGGCACCATCATGCACGAGGTCCGGCCCGACGGCTCGAAACCGAAGGCCGCGAAGATGCGGTTCGGCCGCAATTCGGGGTATGCCTTCGCGGTGGGGGACGACACCTGGCATTCCGCCGACCCGGTGCACGATCGTGTCAGGACCCGCGACAGCATCCTCCTGACCTATTTCGTCGATGCCGGGCCGCTGCGGGTCCTTCGTAACCGCGGCAAGCGTCTCGGTAATTTCGTCCTCAACGAAATCCGCCGCCGGATTTGATGTGCTTTTAAGCCGGCATTAACCGCGCCCTCGCATCGTGGGGCATGGTCTCCCGCACGCGATTCAAAGCCATTCTGACCGGCCTGGCGCTCTACGCCATGGCCGCGGCGCTGATCGCCTATTTCGGCGTCAATGCCTATACGGGCAAGTATGGCCTGACGGCGCGCGCCGAACTCGATCAGGAAATCATCGGACTGACCGACGAACTCGCGCTGCTGAAGAGGCAGCGGGCGGATATCGAGCGTCACGTCGCGCTGCTGCGCGCCGACGGAATCGACCCTGACATGCTCGACGAGCGCGTGCGCTATCAGCTCGACTACGCGCATCCGCATGATCTCATCCGGTTCAAGATCAAGAACTGATTCAGTCGGGCGTTTCGTAAATTTCAAAACAGTCGGCATCGTCGCCATTTAATTGCGCGATCGGCGCGTTCGCCGTCGCTGCAATGCGAGATGAGTTCTTCGCTGCTGCGATCCGATCCTTTTACCAGGGGTCGAGTTACGCTACAGAGGGCCGTCCTCTCTTGTCTCCCTTCACCTCACCCGGATTGATCATGGCTGCTGCCAAGAAAAGCGTCGCTCAGGAAGCGGGGAATGGCGCCCGCGCGTCTTCGAGCCTGAATTTCACCAAGGAGCAGGAGCTGCGCGCATTGCGCGAGATGCTGCTGATCCGCCGCTTCGAGGAAAAGGCCGGACAGCTCTACGGCATGGGCGCGGTCGGTGGCTTCTGCCATCTCTATATCGGCCAGGAGGCCGTCGTCGTCGGGATGCAGATGACGCTCAAGCAAGGCGACCAGGTCATC encodes the following:
- a CDS encoding septum formation initiator family protein; the protein is MVSRTRFKAILTGLALYAMAAALIAYFGVNAYTGKYGLTARAELDQEIIGLTDELALLKRQRADIERHVALLRADGIDPDMLDERVRYQLDYAHPHDLIRFKIKN